One Helianthus annuus cultivar XRQ/B chromosome 12, HanXRQr2.0-SUNRISE, whole genome shotgun sequence genomic region harbors:
- the LOC110894348 gene encoding sphinganine C4-monooxygenase 1 — MEVKISDEFLGTVAPLVVYWIYSGFYVLFGSSEKYRLHSKKEEDDKNLVSKKTVVKGVLLQQAIQAVVAIILFTVTGSDESPTTNGSLSVFDLGRQFFTAMVVLDTWQYFMHRYMHQNKFLYRHIHSQHHRLIVPYAYGALYNHPLEGLLLDTIGGALAFLLSGMSPRASIFFFSFATIKTVDDHCGLWLPGNLFHVFFQNNSAYHDVHHQLYGTKYNYSQPFFNVWDKILGTHMPYTLEKRENGGFEVRPVKVVKDD, encoded by the exons ATGGAGGTTAAGATATCGGATGAGTTTTTGGGAACCGTGGCTCCGTTAGTGGTGTACTGGATTTATTCTGGATTTTACGTCTTGTTTGGATCCAGTGAGAAGTATCGATTGCACTccaagaaagaagaagatgataagaATCTCGTTTCCAAGAAAACTGTTGTCAAAGGTGTTCTTCTTCAACAGGCTATACAAGCTGTTGTTGCTATCATACTTTTCACT GTTACTGGGAGTGATGAAAGTCCGACAACCAACGGAAGTCTTTCTGTATTCGATCTGGGCCGTCAGTTCTTTACAGCGATGGTGGTTCTAGACACATGGCAGTACTTTATGCACCGATACATGCACCAAAACAAGTTTCTATACCGCCATATTCACTCACAACATCACCGCCTCATCGTCCCATACGCATACGGAGCTCTTTACAACCATCCATTAGAAGGCCTTCTTCTCGATACAATCGGTGGGGCTCTCGCTTTTCTTCTTTCAGGCATGTCCCCTCGCGCCTCGATCTTCTTCTTCTCATTTGCCACCATTAAAACCGTCGATGATCATTGCGGATTATGGCTTCCTGGAAATCTCTTTCACGTCTTTTTTCAAAATAATTCCGCGTATCACGACGTACACCACCAGCTTTACGGCACCAAGTATAACTACTCGCAGCCCTTCTTTAACGTATGGGATAAAATCCTTGGGACCCACATGCCATACACGCTTGAAAAGAGGGAAAATGGCGGTTTTGAAGTTAGGCCGGTAAAAGTTGTCAAGGATGATTGA